A single region of the Cucumis melo cultivar AY chromosome 3, USDA_Cmelo_AY_1.0, whole genome shotgun sequence genome encodes:
- the LOC103502651 gene encoding glycosyltransferase family 92 protein At1g27200 → MRRKPRFTGLLFSVAFFFLFVFQLSRKAFFFGSDLNFSSSSSSSSSSSNLLPSRSANSVVHYALHETNPDFPQQLTHRTRHVSSILDPIPTVSLLLPDWEVLLISSIDTPLSSPDSLRDFLCLFQNNATSSANFSGVLDFTGRLTFKCLMPESVRRLRPFLQPLLTKSPDKEFSSSLSSSSPAPELMRWTFFAYEAFETEDDVVLFVKGVNNRQGSNRQPTDLNCVFGDGDGAVRTAVTSSVQEVFRCRHPNLTTRDDHDKFKVTLEILDARGKNILVPSVAYYSPRRSGSGSGDGGGLVKTEAQSMICACTMVYNVGKFLREWVMYYSRIGVEKFILYDNGSDDEISAVAKGLKQEGYNIEIVFWIWPKTQEAGFSHSVEYSKKSCKWMMFVDIDEFVFSPSWLNSLKPSKNMLKSLLPTQNSGIGMITVMCNDYGPSDRISHPVEGVTQGYNCRRKIEERHKSIVLLDAVDRSLLNVIHHFKLRKEFQSKQMRLEEAVVNHYKYQAWPEFRMKFRRRVSAYVVDWKDSANPTSKDRAPGLGNRAVEPPEWPRKFCEVRDDRLRLLTQRWFGFETADGYRMAWQSL, encoded by the coding sequence ATGCGGCGGAAGCCGCGCTTCACCGGCCTCCTCTTCTCCGtcgccttcttttttctctttgtcTTTCAATTATCCCGTAAGGCCTTCTTCTTTGGCTCCGATctaaatttttcttcttcttcttcttcatcttcgtCTTCGTCTAACCTTCTTCCTTCGCGCTCTGCTAATTCTGTTGTTCATTACGCTCTCCATGAAACTAATCCCGACTTCCCTCAACAACTCACTCACCGGACTCGCCACGTCTCTTCCATTCTCGATCCTATTCCGACGGTTTCGCTCCTTCTACCCGATTGGGAAGTTCTTCTGATTTCTTCAATCGACACGCCGCTTTCTTCTCCGGATTCTCTCCGGGACTTTCTCTGTTTGTTTCAGAACAATGCTACTTCATCGGCTAATTTCTCTGGGGTTTTGGATTTTACTGGTCGGCTCACGTTTAAGTGTCTTATGCCGGAGTCCGTCCGTCGTCTCCGGCCGTTTCTTCAACCGTTGCTAACCAAATCGCCGGACAAGGAATTTTCGTCgtctttgtcttcttcttctccggCGCCGGAATTGATGAGGTGGACTTTTTTCGCTTATGAAGCTTTTGAAACAGAGGACGATGTCGTTCTGTTCGTCAAAGGCGTGAACAATCGTCAAGGAAGTAACCGGCAACCGACTGATTTAAACTGCGTGTTTGGCGATGGTGATGGCGCCGTTCGAACTGCCGTTACCAGCTCCGTGCAGGAGGTGTTCCGATGTCGTCATCCGAATTTAACGACCAGAGACGATCACGACAAATTCAAAGTTACTCTCGAAATTCTCGACGCGAGAGGGAAAAACATCCTCGTGCCGTCCGTCGCGTATTACTCACCGCGCCGCAGCGGCAGTGGCAGCGGCGACGGTGGCGGCTTAGTGAAGACTGAGGCGCAATCAATGATTTGTGCTTGTACGATGGTGTACAACGTCGGAAAGTTCTTGAGGGAGTGGGTGATGTACTACTCGAGAATCGGCGTTGAGAAGTTCATTCTATACGACAACGGCAGCGACGATGAAATTTCCGCCGTCGCGAAGGGATTGAAACAAGAAGGATACAACATCGAGATCGTTTTTTGGATTTGGCCTAAAACGCAGGAGGCTGGATTTTCTCACAGCGTTGAGTATTCGAAGAAATCATGCAAATGGATGATGTTCGTCGACATCGACGAATTCGTCTTTTCCCCTTCGTGGTTAAACTCATTGAAACCGTCGAAGAACATGCTGAAATCTCTACTCCCGACGCAGAACAGCGGAATCGGAATGATCACAGTCATGTGCAACGACTATGGACCGTCCGATCGTATCTCGCATCCGGTGGAGGGAGTAACACAGGGCTACAATTGCAGgagaaaaatagaagaaagacaTAAATCGATTGTGTTATTGGACGCCGTGGATCGTTCGTTGTTGAATGTGATTCACCATTTTAAATTGAGAAAAGAGTTTCAATCGAAGCAGATGAGGCTGGAAGAGGCGGTGGTAAATCATTACAAATACCAAGCGTGGCCGGAGTTTCGAATGAAGTTCCGAAGGCGCGTGTCGGCCTACGTGGTGGATTGGAAAGATTCGGCGAATCCAACGTCGAAGGACAGGGCGCCGGGGCTGGGGAACAGGGCAGTGGAGCCGCCGGAGTGGCCAAGGAAATTCTGTGAGGTTAGAGATGATCGGTTGAGATTGCTGACGCAAAGATGGTTCGGGTTTGAGACGGCGGACGGGTATAGAATGGCATGGCAGTCCTTATGA